A section of the Leptospira kobayashii genome encodes:
- a CDS encoding type II toxin-antitoxin system RelE/ParE family toxin has product MIKSFLHKGLEDFFNTGSKKGIRPDHSSKLARILDRLDASLKPEDMDLPGYKLHPLKGDKKKRWSVSVNGNWRVTFLFVGKDAILVDYEDYH; this is encoded by the coding sequence GTGATCAAATCATTTCTTCATAAAGGTTTAGAAGATTTTTTCAATACTGGTAGCAAAAAAGGAATAAGACCTGATCACTCTAGTAAACTTGCAAGGATATTAGATAGGTTAGATGCCTCTTTAAAGCCTGAAGACATGGATTTACCAGGATACAAGCTTCATCCTTTAAAAGGTGATAAAAAAAAGCGATGGTCTGTTTCCGTAAATGGAAATTGGAGAGTTACTTTTCTATTTGTTGGTAAAGATGCAATTTTAGTTGATTATGAGGATTACCATTAA
- a CDS encoding HigA family addiction module antitoxin: MKNTKTRKPTHPGEVLLQDVLKPLNLPISEAAKSLGVSRKTLSEIVNQKAGITPNMAVRIAYATNTSAESWIRMQGKYDLWLAMQEKINHIEKFPIAV; encoded by the coding sequence ATGAAAAACACTAAAACACGAAAGCCTACCCATCCGGGAGAAGTTTTACTCCAAGATGTCTTAAAACCTTTAAATTTACCTATTTCTGAAGCTGCGAAAAGTTTAGGTGTCTCAAGAAAAACTCTTTCTGAAATTGTGAATCAAAAAGCTGGGATTACTCCAAATATGGCTGTTAGAATCGCATATGCTACAAATACATCTGCTGAAAGCTGGATTCGAATGCAAGGAAAGTATGATCTTTGGTTAGCTATGCAAGAAAAAATAAATCATATCGAAAAATTCCCTATCGCTGTTTAA
- a CDS encoding toxin-antitoxin system, antitoxin component — translation MKKHYDFSKGKKGIFFIKDKKDIHLPIYLDNDIEEYFSKIAFSKGKDINSIINKVLKKEVELQKELSA, via the coding sequence ATGAAAAAACATTACGATTTCTCAAAAGGCAAAAAAGGAATCTTCTTCATTAAAGATAAGAAAGATATCCATCTTCCTATATACCTTGATAATGATATTGAAGAATATTTTTCCAAAATTGCTTTTTCAAAAGGTAAAGACATCAATTCTATAATTAATAAAGTTCTCAAGAAGGAAGTTGAACTGCAAAAGGAACTTTCAGCTTAA
- a CDS encoding antitoxin, with protein sequence MNRAKLFKNGDSQAIRLPKEFRFNGKEVYIRKEGANVILSPIDDAADRLWSILGQFPDDLRIERNQPKGFDKRESI encoded by the coding sequence ATGAATAGAGCTAAATTATTCAAAAATGGCGATAGTCAAGCAATAAGACTGCCGAAAGAGTTCAGATTTAATGGTAAGGAAGTCTATATCAGAAAAGAGGGAGCAAATGTTATCTTATCTCCTATTGATGATGCTGCCGATAGGCTCTGGAGCATCTTAGGGCAATTTCCTGACGACCTACGAATTGAAAGAAATCAGCCCAAAGGCTTCGACAAACGTGAAAGCATATGA
- the vapC gene encoding type II toxin-antitoxin system tRNA(fMet)-specific endonuclease VapC — protein sequence MSQYLLDTNICIYIINKRPEAVLKKFKKISLDNIFISSITEFELRYGVEKSQRHEQNLRILEDFLGYLNIISFDGNDSNVAANVRTRLEKKGEVIGPYDLLIASQAISRELILVTNNEKEFKRIKEIQLENWIH from the coding sequence ATGAGCCAATATTTATTAGATACGAATATCTGTATCTATATCATTAATAAAAGGCCAGAAGCTGTTCTCAAAAAATTCAAGAAAATCAGTTTAGATAATATCTTTATTTCCTCCATTACTGAATTCGAATTACGATATGGAGTCGAAAAGAGTCAAAGACATGAACAGAATTTAAGGATACTCGAAGATTTTCTTGGGTATCTTAATATCATTTCTTTTGACGGAAATGATAGCAATGTAGCTGCTAATGTTCGAACTAGGCTTGAAAAGAAAGGCGAAGTCATTGGACCATATGACTTATTAATTGCCTCTCAAGCTATTTCAAGAGAACTCATTCTTGTTACTAATAATGAAAAGGAATTCAAAAGAATTAAAGAAATCCAATTAGAGAATTGGATTCATTAA
- a CDS encoding GIY-YIG nuclease family protein, with amino-acid sequence MGKKITIYQIDDNETGPKTIEVGGSSLRAIYSPRSRLKELLNRTEYKNPGIYVLNSFPKENTFNERIYIGEADPLEERLKNHLSDDTKDFVECVAVFSSNPGELTKAHIKNMESKLYVFATNSKNCEIDNSNKPTLSTLSEADESLVDNFIQQIKLIFPLLGFRFLIPSTILSENIELQNLQKFKITRKGLSANLIINDQGYVVLKGSTASKEVFSSLGSYTALRNKLIETNVLIESNGHLVFNEDTIFSSPSAASCIVLGTASSGPEEWKTETGIKLKDIN; translated from the coding sequence ATGGGAAAAAAAATAACAATCTACCAAATTGATGATAATGAAACTGGTCCAAAAACGATTGAAGTTGGCGGATCCTCTCTAAGAGCAATTTATTCTCCGAGATCTAGATTAAAGGAATTATTAAATAGAACTGAATATAAAAATCCAGGTATCTATGTTTTAAATTCATTTCCAAAAGAAAATACTTTCAATGAGCGAATTTATATTGGAGAAGCTGATCCCCTTGAAGAACGATTAAAAAATCATTTATCAGACGATACAAAAGATTTTGTTGAATGTGTTGCGGTTTTCAGCTCCAATCCAGGTGAATTAACAAAAGCACATATTAAAAATATGGAATCAAAGCTATATGTATTTGCAACAAATTCAAAAAATTGTGAAATTGATAATTCAAATAAACCCACTCTTTCAACTTTATCTGAAGCAGATGAATCTTTGGTAGATAATTTTATTCAGCAAATAAAATTAATCTTTCCACTATTGGGATTTCGATTTTTAATTCCTTCCACTATTCTATCAGAAAACATAGAATTACAAAATCTCCAAAAATTTAAAATAACCAGAAAGGGACTTTCTGCAAATTTGATAATTAATGACCAAGGTTATGTTGTATTGAAAGGATCAACGGCGTCTAAAGAAGTCTTTTCCTCTTTAGGAAGCTATACAGCTTTAAGAAATAAACTAATTGAAACAAATGTTCTAATTGAATCAAATGGACATTTAGTTTTTAACGAAGATACAATTTTTAGTAGTCCGTCAGCAGCATCATGTATTGTATTAGGCACAGCATCATCTGGACCTGAAGAATGGAAGACTGAAACTGGAATTAAGCTGAAAGACATAAACTAA
- a CDS encoding VOC family protein gives MMATLKGADFLAIQVKNIEASKKFYTEVLGFRTASFSPPHAVVFDTSPIPFAIREPVVDLSQLKNPGTGIALWFKCDDSVAYCKEIREKGAEIISSPEMGPFGMTFQFKDLDGYILTVHDKP, from the coding sequence ATGATGGCAACTCTAAAAGGGGCAGACTTTCTTGCTATACAGGTAAAAAATATAGAGGCTTCAAAGAAGTTTTATACTGAGGTTTTGGGTTTTCGAACAGCCTCCTTCAGTCCACCGCATGCTGTGGTATTTGATACCTCTCCGATCCCTTTTGCGATTCGTGAACCGGTTGTCGACTTATCACAGCTAAAGAATCCAGGGACAGGAATTGCTTTATGGTTTAAATGTGACGATTCGGTGGCTTATTGCAAAGAAATTAGAGAAAAGGGAGCGGAGATTATTAGTAGTCCTGAAATGGGGCCCTTTGGAATGACTTTTCAATTCAAAGACTTAGATGGATATATACTAACTGTCCATGATAAACCCTAG
- a CDS encoding MarR family winged helix-turn-helix transcriptional regulator, which yields MKKFYAESHPGYLLKIAQHELRKMMDNKLKEIELTTPQYATLNAIHEYPGISNAEIARKSFITPQTSNLIIKNLVERNLIIRKVDSKHGRIQKNTLSEAGKRLLGTANNYVETAEYELFSSLSREEIKILTSLLQKILKRKIEKNIFG from the coding sequence ATGAAGAAATTTTATGCAGAATCACACCCAGGTTATTTATTAAAAATTGCCCAGCATGAACTTCGTAAAATGATGGATAACAAATTAAAAGAAATTGAACTTACAACACCACAATATGCTACCCTGAATGCAATACACGAATATCCAGGAATCTCAAATGCCGAAATAGCACGTAAAAGTTTCATCACACCTCAGACATCTAATTTGATTATTAAGAATCTAGTAGAGAGAAATCTAATTATAAGAAAAGTAGATTCCAAACATGGAAGGATTCAAAAAAATACATTGTCTGAAGCCGGTAAAAGACTATTGGGAACTGCAAATAATTATGTTGAAACCGCCGAATATGAGCTATTTTCATCACTCTCACGGGAGGAAATAAAAATCTTAACATCGTTATTACAAAAAATATTAAAAAGAAAAATCGAAAAAAATATCTTTGGCTAG
- a CDS encoding VOC family protein yields MSKITPFLMFNDQLEAAIAFYTSTFPDSEIKNIARTGNDGPITSAEFVIGGQFFMGYNGGSYFQFSNGFSLFVDCRDQEEVDEYWNKLISAGAKPLQCGWITDQFSITWQIVPRRFMELINDPNPKKVKAVMDAMMEMIKLEVATLEKAYNEA; encoded by the coding sequence ATGTCTAAAATTACACCCTTCCTTATGTTTAATGATCAGCTTGAGGCTGCAATAGCATTCTATACTTCAACGTTCCCTGATTCGGAAATAAAGAATATTGCTCGCACTGGCAACGATGGTCCAATTACATCGGCCGAATTCGTCATCGGCGGTCAATTTTTTATGGGATACAACGGCGGTTCATATTTCCAGTTTTCAAATGGTTTTTCGCTTTTTGTTGACTGTAGGGATCAAGAAGAAGTCGACGAGTATTGGAATAAGCTTATCAGCGCAGGTGCAAAACCACTCCAGTGTGGGTGGATTACTGATCAATTCAGTATAACTTGGCAAATCGTACCCAGACGTTTCATGGAACTTATTAACGATCCCAATCCGAAAAAAGTAAAAGCTGTAATGGATGCCATGATGGAAATGATAAAGCTTGAGGTTGCTACACTTGAAAAGGCTTATAATGAGGCTTAA
- a CDS encoding dihydrofolate reductase family protein translates to MRKLIAAINMTLDGFCDHTSGVPDEKIHQHYADLLRSADTALYGRITYQLMEFWRTVLKNPTGDKTMDDFAAAIDNIPKIIFSRTLKNVDWKTAKLATQDLEKEVLDLKQQSGKDVLVCSPSLIVALTKLNLIDEYQLCVHPVIAGSGLPLFKNISEKITLKLIKTKTFSAGAVILYYEPINVKTTNH, encoded by the coding sequence ATGAGAAAGTTAATTGCAGCAATCAATATGACACTTGACGGGTTTTGTGACCACACCTCAGGTGTCCCTGACGAAAAAATACATCAACATTATGCCGACCTGTTGAGAAGTGCTGATACAGCTTTATATGGCAGGATAACATACCAACTTATGGAATTTTGGCGAACCGTGCTGAAAAATCCCACAGGCGATAAAACAATGGACGACTTTGCAGCTGCAATAGACAACATACCGAAGATTATTTTTTCCCGCACACTGAAAAATGTAGATTGGAAAACTGCGAAATTAGCAACTCAAGACCTTGAGAAAGAAGTTTTGGATCTCAAGCAACAATCGGGTAAAGATGTTCTTGTGTGCAGTCCAAGCTTGATTGTAGCTTTGACGAAACTTAATTTAATAGACGAATACCAACTTTGTGTTCACCCTGTTATCGCAGGAAGTGGTTTGCCGTTATTTAAAAACATCAGTGAAAAAATTACGCTTAAACTCATAAAAACCAAAACGTTTAGCGCTGGTGCAGTCATTCTCTATTATGAACCGATAAATGTAAAAACAACGAATCATTAA
- a CDS encoding adenylate/guanylate cyclase domain-containing protein, with protein MRKVNSIYDMIQEWFQLKKITSGLTGSELRSVRTTLYVQFSMFLIPTLLLVSVYYNEPPETHLYSFIHYFILIIPLLFAFVLIRMRYFNLSALLTLVSINYHLGALTLAQADDPAPLGFLITSILSFLMISKKFNVSRFIMSIVPLGFYISSQYYYRVLGGNALFGPPKWIVSAEYLIPPLILVCFLIVLIVYQFVKAVDMAETKLTEEHEKSEKLLLNIIPQEIAEELKQKGVSTPRQFNSATICFTDFEGFTSIAETMSPKELVAELDRCFSYFDSLMDHYNLEKLKTIGDSYMFVGGIPTENKTHAVDSVMAAIEIQAFMNQMKDIKKSQNLPYWELRLGIHSGEVIAGVIGDKKFAYDVWSDTVNIASRCESSGATGKINISEATFELVKDFFDCDYRGYIEAKNKGKIKMYFVNGILKELQEKNNPNTPNSQFKTRYALL; from the coding sequence ATGAGAAAAGTAAATTCTATATATGATATGATTCAAGAATGGTTCCAATTAAAAAAAATCACCAGTGGACTTACTGGATCTGAGTTACGATCAGTTCGCACTACGCTTTACGTTCAATTTAGTATGTTTTTAATACCAACGCTCCTACTTGTCTCAGTGTATTATAATGAACCGCCAGAAACTCATTTATATTCTTTTATCCATTATTTCATTCTAATAATTCCATTATTATTTGCATTCGTCCTTATTAGGATGCGTTATTTCAATTTATCCGCTTTACTTACGTTAGTATCTATTAATTACCACCTCGGAGCACTGACATTAGCTCAAGCAGATGATCCGGCACCGCTAGGTTTTTTAATTACCTCAATTTTATCATTTCTAATGATCTCTAAGAAATTTAATGTTTCCCGATTTATAATGTCTATCGTGCCTTTAGGATTTTATATTTCGAGTCAGTACTATTATAGAGTTTTAGGCGGGAATGCATTATTTGGCCCACCCAAATGGATAGTATCAGCAGAGTATCTCATTCCCCCTCTAATACTAGTATGCTTTCTTATAGTGTTGATTGTTTACCAGTTTGTGAAAGCCGTAGATATGGCAGAAACAAAATTAACCGAAGAACATGAAAAGTCAGAAAAATTATTATTAAATATAATCCCCCAAGAGATAGCTGAAGAATTAAAACAAAAAGGAGTTAGCACACCTAGACAATTTAATTCCGCCACAATTTGTTTTACTGACTTTGAGGGTTTTACAAGTATCGCCGAAACTATGAGTCCAAAAGAGTTGGTAGCTGAATTGGATAGATGTTTTTCATACTTTGATAGCCTAATGGATCATTACAATCTTGAAAAACTAAAAACAATTGGGGATAGTTATATGTTTGTTGGAGGGATCCCCACTGAAAATAAAACACATGCCGTGGATTCTGTAATGGCAGCAATAGAGATACAAGCCTTTATGAACCAAATGAAAGATATAAAAAAATCTCAAAATCTACCGTATTGGGAATTAAGACTAGGAATTCATTCCGGTGAAGTGATTGCCGGAGTAATCGGCGATAAAAAATTTGCGTATGATGTTTGGAGCGATACAGTCAATATAGCAAGCAGATGTGAATCTTCAGGTGCTACTGGAAAGATAAATATATCCGAGGCTACCTTTGAACTTGTTAAAGACTTTTTTGATTGTGATTATCGTGGATATATAGAAGCAAAAAATAAAGGCAAAATTAAAATGTATTTTGTTAATGGTATACTAAAGGAACTTCAAGAAAAAAATAATCCAAACACTCCCAATAGTCAATTCAAAACAAGATATGCATTATTATAA
- a CDS encoding DUF6597 domain-containing transcriptional factor has product MSELVHWFWELKTESVLPDDFCLHVLPDACVNILFNMADPPTAANSQKDNGLFSSRLSQSITPATVIQRTLLGVLR; this is encoded by the coding sequence TTGTCAGAATTAGTGCATTGGTTTTGGGAACTGAAGACTGAATCTGTTTTGCCTGATGATTTCTGTCTTCACGTCCTTCCCGATGCTTGTGTAAATATCCTATTCAATATGGCAGATCCGCCAACTGCAGCGAACTCTCAAAAAGACAACGGGCTTTTCTCCTCACGACTTTCTCAAAGTATTACGCCTGCAACAGTCATTCAGAGGACATTACTTGGAGTCTTACGCTGA
- a CDS encoding VOC family protein yields MAKTNAIGWFDIYVNDLERAAIFYESVFKQKLEKMPDPTGETKMMSFPAEMASYGAAGALVKSNHAGPGIGGTMVYFSVEDCSVEESRVVAAGGKIIRPKFSIGEFGWVTLCEDSEGNMFGLNSMK; encoded by the coding sequence ATGGCAAAGACCAATGCAATCGGATGGTTCGACATCTACGTAAATGATTTAGAACGGGCTGCAATATTTTATGAAAGCGTATTCAAGCAAAAGCTTGAAAAAATGCCCGATCCGACAGGTGAAACAAAAATGATGAGTTTCCCTGCGGAGATGGCATCCTATGGGGCAGCAGGTGCTCTAGTAAAGTCAAACCATGCCGGCCCGGGAATCGGTGGCACAATGGTTTACTTTAGTGTTGAAGATTGTTCAGTAGAAGAATCAAGAGTTGTTGCCGCCGGAGGTAAAATAATCAGACCGAAGTTCTCAATTGGAGAATTCGGCTGGGTAACGTTATGTGAAGACTCTGAGGGAAATATGTTCGGTCTCAATTCAATGAAGTAA
- a CDS encoding ArsR/SmtB family transcription factor, translated as MQTLDSTFAALADPTRRAILMRLAKGDSTVMELAKPFQMSQPAISRHLKILEEAGLISTTIRAQERPRRLETAPLKKATDWIEKYRQMWEKRYQALDGLLEELQAIQTNGDQ; from the coding sequence ATGCAAACTCTCGACTCTACCTTCGCCGCACTCGCTGACCCAACTCGCCGTGCGATACTTATGCGCCTTGCGAAAGGCGACTCAACTGTTATGGAGCTCGCTAAACCCTTCCAAATGAGCCAGCCAGCCATCTCGCGGCATCTCAAAATTTTGGAGGAAGCAGGCCTTATTTCAACCACGATCCGTGCGCAAGAGCGTCCTCGCCGACTTGAAACTGCGCCGCTCAAAAAGGCCACGGATTGGATTGAGAAGTACCGCCAAATGTGGGAGAAACGTTACCAAGCGCTCGACGGACTACTCGAAGAATTGCAGGCAATACAAACAAATGGAGATCAATGA
- a CDS encoding SRPBCC domain-containing protein, with protein sequence MTTDQKELKVELRGETEVVVTRYFAAPRQLVFDCFTKPELMRRWLTGPEGWTVEKIENDLRVGGKYLYVFADSNGNKGGVYGKFLEVIVPEKVANNENYAMDMATFDPDGPENPDATVESRTFTTEGNLTLMTHVCKYASAEVRKAELGAAEGWVELCKVLDKLLLELV encoded by the coding sequence ATGACAACAGATCAAAAAGAATTGAAGGTAGAGCTACGGGGCGAAACCGAAGTAGTGGTTACGCGCTATTTTGCGGCACCTCGTCAATTGGTATTCGATTGTTTTACAAAACCGGAATTGATGCGCCGATGGTTGACTGGTCCGGAAGGCTGGACTGTTGAGAAGATAGAGAACGATCTTAGGGTCGGCGGCAAATACCTGTACGTCTTTGCGGATTCAAACGGAAACAAAGGAGGTGTTTATGGAAAATTCCTAGAGGTGATCGTGCCTGAGAAAGTTGCAAATAACGAGAATTATGCGATGGACATGGCTACGTTTGATCCGGACGGTCCGGAAAATCCGGATGCTACCGTCGAGTCCCGCACATTTACTACCGAAGGAAATCTAACTCTCATGACTCATGTATGCAAATACGCCTCTGCGGAAGTGCGTAAGGCGGAACTTGGCGCGGCTGAAGGTTGGGTAGAACTCTGCAAAGTACTCGATAAATTATTATTAGAGCTTGTTT